A window of the Henckelia pumila isolate YLH828 chromosome 3, ASM3356847v2, whole genome shotgun sequence genome harbors these coding sequences:
- the LOC140891916 gene encoding protein NCA1 translates to MKPVCPFIKASRPDDASIKKPGENQHKQQSTNDATPQKDSAITPKCPYGYDSQTFKLGPLSCMICQALLFECSKCVPCSHVYCKACVSRFKDCLLCGADIVKIEDDPNLQAVVDRFIDGHARIKRSQVETDKEEKEGEKKNVIYEDVSLERGAFLVQQAMRALRANNIGSAKSRLSICVEDVREQLERIGNTPELCSQLGAVLGMLGDCCRATGDASAAISYFEESVSFLAKVSKDDLEITHTHSVSLNKIGDLKYYEGDLQAARSYYFKALEVRRNAIEYHSNVSSLVIDVATSLAKVADVDRNLANEDTAIAGFQEGIKLLESLTIRAEEVGLEQRRLSVLEFLNSQLAKR, encoded by the exons ATGAAACCTGTCTGCCCTTTTATTAAAGCTTCTCGACCTGATGATGCATCTATTAAAAAACCTGGTGAAAACCAACATAAACAGCAGTCAACCAATGATGCCACACCTCAGAAAGATTCAGCAATTACTCCCAAGTGCCCCTATGGATACGATTCTCAGACATTTAAGTTAGGCCCTCTCAGCTGCATGATATGCCAAGCACTTCTTTTTGAATGTAGCAAGTGTGTGCCTTGTTCCCATGTATATTGCAA AGCTTGTGTATCACGCTTCAAGGATTGTCTTTTATGTGGTGCTGACATTGTGAAGATTGAAGATGATCCTAATCTTCAAGCTGTAGTCGATCGCTTTATTGATGGTCATGCAAGGATCAAAAGGTCTCAAGTTGAGACTGACAAGGAAGAAAAGGAAGGCGAAAAGAAAAATGTGATATATGAGGATGTGTCCCTTGAGAGAGGTGCTTTCTTGGTGCAGCAGGCCATGAgg GCACTTCGTGCTAATAACATAGGAAGTGCAAAATCAAGGCTTAGCATATGTGTGGAAGATGTTAGAGAACAATTGGAAAGGATTGGAAACACTCCTGAGTTATGCTCTCAGTTGGGTGCGGTTTTAGGTATGCTCGGTGATTGCTG TCGAGCAACTGGAGATGCTAGTGCTGCAATATCATACTTTGAGGAGAGTGTCAGCTTCCTTGCAAAAGTATCGAAGGATGATTTGGAG ATAACACATACACATTCTGTTTCTCTCAATAAAATTGGGGACCTAAAGTACTATGAAGGGGACTTGCAGGCTGCAAGATCctattattttaaggctttggAAGTTCGCCGtaatgcaatcgagtaccattCAAACGTTTCATCGCTG GTTATAGATGTAGCTACATCGCTGGCAAAAGTGGCTGATGTTGATAGAAACCTGGCTAACGAAGACACAGCTATCGCTGGCTTTCAGGAGGGCATTAAATTGTTGGAATCTCTAACAATAAGAGCTGAGGAAGTTGGTCTTGAACAACGG CGTCTTTCAGTGCTGGAGTTCCTCAACAGCCAACTTGCAAAAAGATGA